CGTCAGCATCCCCTTGTACGTCGTCGTCCGCGACGAGAACGACACGACGGCGAACGGGTCGGCGAACGTCGCCTCGCGCTCGATCCGGCGGCGGGCGATGTAGAGGGCCCGCTCGACGTCGGCCCCCCGCTCGACGCCGTCGGGCCGGGCGACGACAGCCTGCACCACGACCGGCTGCGACTGGCGCGCGATGGGCCCGGGCACGTCGGCCTCGGTGGGCACCTCGCGCCACCACAGCAGCGGGATCCGCTCCTCTAGGAGGATCCGCTCGACGAGGGCACGGCCTTCGGCGACGGCGTCCTCCGGAAGGAAGAGCATGGCGAGGGCGTAGTCGCCCTGGGCCGGGAGCTCGACGCCCGCCTCCTCGGCGATCGAGCAGAGGAAGGCGTCGGGGAGCTGGACCGTGATGCCGCAGCCGTCGCCAGTCTGTCCGTCGGCCCCGATCGCCCCGCGATGGTCAAGGCGCACCAGGATCTCCAGCCCCTGCGTCACGATCGCGTGCGACGGCAGATTGGTCAGCGTGGCGACGAACCCGACGCCACACGCGTCGTGGTGGTCGGCGGGCGAATAGAGCGTGCGCGACATGGCAGGAGGGGAGTGGAAGGAGCGCGCACGCCGAGGGCCGTCACCCCTCGCTCCGTCTCCCGGGGGCCCTCCTCTGGCGGACCGTGAAGACGAGGCGAACGCGCTCCGCAAGTAGGGTCCGAATCGCGCCAAGCGCCATAGTTTCCGAAGGTTGGAAGTGCTTCCGGTCAGACGGAAGCGCTTTTATTCTCTATCTTACATTATTGATTTAGGCATTTGCAAATCGAATGCCTCATCTCGTGAGGCGTTCGCCGTCCTGTGGGGAAGACGAACCGCCGTGATAGAGTCCCGCGGTGCCGGCTGCACTCCGGGTTAGGGTGGGATTCCGCCCGCCCAGGCGTCGGTGCGGGGCCCTCGGCGGTGCTACCGAGGTGGGGTTGGGGCTTCCGCTGCGAAGGCCGCGCTGCAGGCCGCCGTCGTCCTGGGGAGCATCGCGGCGATGGCGTCGGCGTCATCCGCCGTCCTTCTCCGGACGTCAGTCGACCCAGATCGTCTTGGCGTTGACGAAGGCGTGGATGCCCTGCCGCGCGAGCTCGCGGCCGTAGCCCGAGACGCCGATGCCGCCGAACGGAAGATTCGGGTGGCTCTTCGTCATCTCGTTCACGAACACGGCGCCGGACCGGATCTCGCGTGCCAGCCGCTCTCCCTTGGCCGCGTCCCGCGTCCACACGCTCCCGCCGAGCCCGAACGGCGTCGCGTTCGCCAGGCGGACCGCGTCGTCGGCGTCCTCGGCCGTGACGAGCGACGCGACGGGGCCGAAGATCTCCTCGTCGAACGCCGGGCTGCCCTCCGTCACGTTCCCGAGGACGGTCGGCGGGTAGTAGAAGCCGGTGCCGTCGGGGATCGCGCCGCCCGTGAGGATGTCCGCGCCCGCCTCGGCGGCCCGCTCGACCTGCTCCTGAATGCCCTCGCGGGCCTTGCCGTTCACGAGCGGCCCGAGGTCCACGTCGCACATCGGGTCGCCGACGGTGAGCGCCTCCATCCGCTCGACGAACCGGCGCGTGTACGCCTCCGCGATCGGCTTCTCGAGGATGAACCGCTTGGCCGCGATGCACGACTGGCCGTTGTTCTGCACGCGGGCCGTCACGCCCGTCTCGACGGCCGCGTCGAGGTCGGCGTCGGCCAGCACCACGAACGCGTCGGACCCGCCGAGCTCCAGCACGGACGGCTTGAGCGCCTCGCCCGCCGCCTTCCCGACCGCGCGGCCGGCCGTCTCGGAGCCCGTCAGCGTGACGGCCCGGATCCGGTCGTCGGCGATGGCATCCGCCGCCTGGTCGTGGTCGATGACGAGGTGCTGGAAGACGCCCTCGGCGAAGCCCGCCTCGGCGAACAGCTCGGCCATCCGGTCGCCGCACCCGAGGACGGCCTCGGCGTGCTTCAGAATCCCCACGCCGCCGGCCATGACGGTCGGCGCGGCGAAGCGGAAGGCCTGCCAGAACGGGAAGTTCCACGGCATGATGGCGAGGACCGGCCCCAGCGGCTCGTAGGCCACGAAGCTTCTCGACGCCTCCGTCTCACGCACCTCGTCCGCCAGGAAGCGCTCGGCGTGCTCGGCGTAGTAGCGGCAGACCCAGGCGCACTTTTTCGCTTCGGCGACGGCCTGGTCGAGCGGCTTGCCCATCTCGGTCGTCATGAGGCGGCCGAGGGCGTCGGCACCGTCTTCCAGCAGGTCGGCCAGCCGGCGCATGGCCTCCGCGCGCTGGCCGAAGGCCGACCGGCGGTGTGCCTCGAAGGCGTCGGCGGCCCGGTCGAGCGCCGCGTCGAGGTCGGCGTCGGAGGCGGTCTCGTAGTGGGCGATCTCGGCCTCGGTGGCCGGGTTGACGGTGGTCGGCATGGGAGCGAGCGCAGGGGGCGAGTGGACGAGTCACGGGCGGATAGGCTCCGCGGACGGACCGTCCCTGGGCCCCATCTTCTGGGGTGCGGCGCCGGCACATGAAAACCCGGCCCCCTCGGTTGCCGAAGTTGGCGGAGATAGGGAGATTCCGGGTCCGCCCGCGTTGCCCATGTCGACCTCAGGAACGATTCGCCGTACCGGCCGCCTCGTGCGGTCGTGGCTCGGAGCGTTCCGCACGCCGCCCGAGGCCGGCCCGGCGCCGGTGGTCGACGAGGTGACCGAGCGCGGGGTGGCCCGCCGCGACGTCGAGTCGCTCGTGGGGATGCCCGTCGGCGACCTCGACCTGTACGAGCACGCGCTCCGCCACCGGTCCCTCTTCCGGGGCCTCACGACCGACGGCACCGAGTCGAACGAGCGGCTCGAGTTCCTCGGCGACGCCGTCCTCGGGACGATCGTGGCCGACGTCCTGTACCGCCGGTTCCCCGACCGCGCCGAGGGCCTCCTCACGCGCACGCGGGCGACGCTCGTCAACGGGAAGGCGCTGGCGGGCTACGCCGAGGCCCTCGGGCTCGGACCGCTCATCCTGATGAGTGAGAACATGGACAGCTCGGAGGGCCGGTCGAACCAGACGATCCTCGCGGACGCCTTCGAGGCCATCGTCGGGGCCGTCTACCTCGACCTCGGGTTCTCCGCGGCCCGCCGGTTCGTGACCGACGTCCTCGACCGGTGCGTGGACCTGGAGGAGGCCGCGGCCGACCGGAGCAACCACAAGAGCCGGCTCCTGGAGCACGTCCAGGGCCTCGGCCTCGACCAGCCGACCTACGAGGTGGTCTCGGAGGAGGGCCCGAGCCACGACCGCTGGTTCACGGTCGCCGCCGTCGTCGCGGGCGAGCGGCTCGGGGAAGGCGAGGACCGCTCGAAAAAGGGGGCCGAGCAGGCCGCGGCGCGCGAGGCGCTCGCCACGCTCCGCGATCGAGAGAAGGCCGAAGCGTAGGCCGGCCCCCGCCGCCTCGGCGCCGAGGCGGGCCGGGCCGCCTCGTTCTAGAGGGGTCCGGGCAAGCCCATCCCGGTCCACCCGACGCGTCTCTCCGGTCGATGCCCCGAGGCGGGGCGGGCGGAGCGCCTGGGGAGGCCGGGCGAACTCCCGG
This sequence is a window from Rubrivirga marina. Protein-coding genes within it:
- a CDS encoding NAD-dependent succinate-semialdehyde dehydrogenase, coding for MPTTVNPATEAEIAHYETASDADLDAALDRAADAFEAHRRSAFGQRAEAMRRLADLLEDGADALGRLMTTEMGKPLDQAVAEAKKCAWVCRYYAEHAERFLADEVRETEASRSFVAYEPLGPVLAIMPWNFPFWQAFRFAAPTVMAGGVGILKHAEAVLGCGDRMAELFAEAGFAEGVFQHLVIDHDQAADAIADDRIRAVTLTGSETAGRAVGKAAGEALKPSVLELGGSDAFVVLADADLDAAVETGVTARVQNNGQSCIAAKRFILEKPIAEAYTRRFVERMEALTVGDPMCDVDLGPLVNGKAREGIQEQVERAAEAGADILTGGAIPDGTGFYYPPTVLGNVTEGSPAFDEEIFGPVASLVTAEDADDAVRLANATPFGLGGSVWTRDAAKGERLAREIRSGAVFVNEMTKSHPNLPFGGIGVSGYGRELARQGIHAFVNAKTIWVD
- the rnc gene encoding ribonuclease III gives rise to the protein MSTSGTIRRTGRLVRSWLGAFRTPPEAGPAPVVDEVTERGVARRDVESLVGMPVGDLDLYEHALRHRSLFRGLTTDGTESNERLEFLGDAVLGTIVADVLYRRFPDRAEGLLTRTRATLVNGKALAGYAEALGLGPLILMSENMDSSEGRSNQTILADAFEAIVGAVYLDLGFSAARRFVTDVLDRCVDLEEAAADRSNHKSRLLEHVQGLGLDQPTYEVVSEEGPSHDRWFTVAAVVAGERLGEGEDRSKKGAEQAAAREALATLRDREKAEA